DNA sequence from the Limisphaerales bacterium genome:
CGACGGCGGGGTTGGACAAATTTCAAAGCCAAGCCTTTGAGACGTTAACCGGCGGCGTGTCAGACGCGTTTGACATCGCAAAAGAAGATCCAAACGTGCTGGCGCGATACGACACCTCCACGCTAATGAACGTGGAGCGCATCAGCAAACGCTGGAACAATCGCAAACGATATCAAAACCACGTGAACAATCTCGGCAAGCTCATGCTGATGGCGCGGCGGTTGGCCGAGCGCGGCGCGGGCTTTGTAACCGTGACTACTGATTTCGTTTGGGACATGCACGCGGACAGCAACAACGCGACGATGACCGAAGGCATGGGCTACGTGGGCACGCCGTTTGATCACGCAGTGAGTGCCTTCATCGAGGACGTGGAAGCGCGCGGATTGCGCGACAAAATTCTGCTCGTCTGCTGCGGCGAGATGGGGCGTACGCCTAAAGTGAACGCCAAAGGCGGCCGCAATCATTGGGCCGGCAGCGCGCCGCTTTTGCTTTACGGTGGCGGCCTGAAGATGGGGCAAGTGATCGGCGCTTCCACCAAAGACGGCGGCGAACCGGCCAGCGATCGCGTGACCATCCCCAACCTTTACGCCACGCTGATGGAGCAACTGCTCGACACCGGCGCCGTCCGCGCAATGGCCGGCATCCCCAAAGAAGTCAACGACGTCATCAACGGCGCCGCGCCGATTCGGCAGTTGATGTGATCTGCTGCCGGCATCTTATCTAAATGAACAAGGCAGAAGACGGTGCGGATTCAACAATCCGATTTGATCAATGAAATTTTACTTATTGTTTTTCTTGACACCAAATTTGACTGGAGGCTTTATGTTCGGCCAAACTTGAAATTTTTTGTATTTCTTGATCCAGCCAGCACTCATTTTTGCTTGACCAATTATAACACCCCCGGTTTTTTTATCATTAAATTTTTCAAATGAAAAAGTGTAAACCAAATTAACCTCTTCTTTTTCAAGGTCCGGAAGACGAACAGCCATATATATTGGATCCCCCTTCGCGTTCTTCATATCTCCTTTTGGAGAATAATAAAAATACTTGTAAGATACAAATACTGGCTTCTTGCCTCGAAAAATCCCATCGGGTCTGAGCCCTAAATACTCAAACGTATTTGGAAGAGGCTTTCCATTCTTTAAATAATTATGATCATAGACAATTGCGACTCGATTCATTGCAGCCCAAATTGCCATATCATCATTGGACAGCCTAGTTAGAGTTCCTTGCTTGCCGCAACCCCAAACTGCCACCAAAAAAACCCCAGCTAAAAAATATAATTTTATTTTCATTTACTTTCCTAGTCCAATGGTTTTGCCGCTTTATCAAAAAGTCCTTTCCAAGTTCCCCACCAACCTATTCCACGGGGCCCAGATGCTGATGACAACATTCCATCACTCCCGTAATATGTGCCATTTTCTGAAACCAACGAACTCCACGGTTGATAATCTGCGTAGCAAAAATATGACAACAAAAACCCATACCGCGCAAGACCTTGTTCACCGTTGCCGGGATCCACGATAACAGGATTAAAATTTACAGGAGTCTTTGCGGTATCTTCATTTTCATCATCCCACTGAAATGCCCCATTCATTTCATATGTGTCATCGACCCAAAACCACCCTAAATTATATTTAACCGTACCGTGTCCGAACATCATTAGGCCCCACACATCATCCTCCATAGTGGCTCGATTGTAATATTTAGCTACATTATCACCATCTTCAATTCTAAACAACTCAACGGCAAACCCATTTTCCATTGCCGCATCTGCAAGCTTTGTGTACCATAACAACATATGCGTTTTCGCTAACGTACTGGCACCCCCTGATGCTATCACAACTGTATTCGGCACTGAATAAATTGTGTCAATTACAATATCATCATCAGAATTGACACCATTTCCATTTTCGTCAAGCAGCCACAAATGTGAGTCTCTGGAATCCAGACGTGTGAATTTTGCAGCACCTTCAATTGTCGCACCAGTTCCAGACCGAATTAGTGCCCGGTTTTTTGATTTGTCACGAAATCCCTCAACCCATTCCCAAGGAGGCCCCTCAACCATACCCCCATCGGTATCATCCACATCACCCGGTTCCCCTTCAGGGTCATCATTAGGGCCATTAAGCCCACTTAAAAACAACTCAAATATCCACCGCAACTCCCAATCTTCCCAATCAAACTGTTCGAATTCTTCCATACCAATAAGTTCAGACCAATTCTGAAAAACAGAATTGCCAGACAATGCTGCCACGGCGGGAATGAAATCACCTGGATAATTTTGCCCCATCCATTCTTCAAATTCGTATATGTTGATGGTTGAGAATCTGTACTCAAACCACTCAAACTCATTGCTCACTACTTCGAGAACTGGGTCATTTTGGTAAAGGTAATTCGTGTCACCGATAAATTCCCCAACAATCCGAAACGCCTCCATCTGCCACGCTTCTTCAACAAAGGAACCCTCTTGGGCGTAAGTTTTTTGAGGCTGAAAAAACATTGTCACGAGAGCGACGACTATAATTGTCATAATATTTTTCATATTATTTTTGTTTGATGTCTTTCCTGAAGGTAAATTCGATTTTACACATTGCCGAACAAAAAGACTTGCCTTTTGTGTCATAGAAGCTTTTTGGGGGTCATATGTACATTAAGACTTCGATTTCTAGATTATTGTACGCCCATCCGCGCCCTCGGCAAGATCCAACAGACAATTTGTGTTGAAATTAGTGTCGAGGGCGATTTGCCTGCTGGGGGGAGGCTCCGGCATCGATGAGGTTTAAACCTTTCGCGATGAATTCCCTGCGCTCTTCGGGAGATTGCGGGTTGGCAAGTCGACGCGCCTTGGCGGCCAGACGTGAGCCTGAAGTCTCATCCGGGTATTCGGCAGTTTGGGTTTTGGCCTTTTTCATCGTTCTCGCTGTAGATTCACCTTCGATCTTTTTGCCTGAAAAGTCAAATGGGGACAACGTGCTGCCCGCAGCACATTTTTGCGTGAATACTTCGGCGGGTTGCTCTGTCACACCTGCAAGTTTCAAACCCATAAAACTGGCGTTTTTTATTGCAAAAAGCGGCTTTTTGGGCCATTTTACGCAAGTTTTAAAGGAGGTTTGTTTCCTGTGAATGCCGACGGAACAGGTGTGTTCCGGCGGCACAGTGGTATTTTATGAATTTTGTGTCCCGCATTTGGCTGCCTTCGGCGGTGTTTGTGGCGTTTCTTTTGGCGCTGCTCAACCGTGAGGGCTTGTATAAAGACTTTGTCGAAAACGGCAGGTTTGTGTCGGAGGGGTTGTTTACTCACGGCGTGCAAATCGGCGCGTGGATCTCGGCGGCGTTTTTGGTGAACCGGTTGATCACGGTTTTTTTCTGGGA
Encoded proteins:
- a CDS encoding DUF1501 domain-containing protein, which codes for MLHFTDNSTCRRNFLSVGSLALGGLALPEFLQAQDALQKLGGVAKDKTVVFLFMHGGPSQTETFDPKMGAPSGIRSMTGEIPTRIPGVTFGSTFEKLAQLNDKFSIVRSFTTGSGAHDSKPIVSKFSKDAHVGSHYTRVAGASHPETGMPRNIWLHPQAVDTNAADPIMSLGKFNVTGPLGPAHAPFQPSGKGDARADMQLTVDPNRLGDRKTLLASLNQFRRSVESGEATAGLDKFQSQAFETLTGGVSDAFDIAKEDPNVLARYDTSTLMNVERISKRWNNRKRYQNHVNNLGKLMLMARRLAERGAGFVTVTTDFVWDMHADSNNATMTEGMGYVGTPFDHAVSAFIEDVEARGLRDKILLVCCGEMGRTPKVNAKGGRNHWAGSAPLLLYGGGLKMGQVIGASTKDGGEPASDRVTIPNLYATLMEQLLDTGAVRAMAGIPKEVNDVINGAAPIRQLM